Proteins encoded in a region of the Pseudothermotoga elfii DSM 9442 = NBRC 107921 genome:
- a CDS encoding alpha/beta hydrolase yields the protein MKLNIYDQDIRLIDPICFPIFKTNGKKGVLLIHGFTGSPHDMIYVAQRLFDEGFTVSVPRLPGHGTNHKDFLNSTWEDWVRRSIDAYLDLTNFCDQISVVGLSMGALLAAVVASRFKAKKLVLAAPAFKVTDWRLRFTPLMSLFVRYKEKEPPVFDDPSLNKLAQEYWNKVFIKPAAHLYKLQKVAIKSLEMVESPTLVIVTQKDNSVPLSVLDVIKDHLKAEFKTVVLEKSAHPVTNDIEKELVAEKIAEFLSN from the coding sequence ATGAAACTTAATATATATGACCAGGATATTCGCTTGATTGATCCTATATGTTTTCCGATCTTCAAAACAAATGGCAAAAAAGGTGTACTTTTAATTCATGGTTTCACAGGAAGTCCACACGATATGATTTACGTTGCACAAAGACTTTTCGATGAAGGCTTTACTGTATCTGTACCTCGACTTCCAGGTCATGGTACTAACCACAAGGATTTTTTGAATTCAACATGGGAAGACTGGGTCAGGAGATCGATAGATGCTTATCTCGATCTAACTAATTTTTGTGACCAAATAAGTGTTGTTGGGCTTTCAATGGGGGCACTTCTCGCTGCCGTTGTGGCGTCAAGGTTCAAGGCCAAAAAACTTGTTTTGGCAGCCCCGGCTTTTAAGGTGACAGATTGGAGACTCAGATTCACCCCCTTGATGAGTTTGTTTGTACGATATAAAGAGAAGGAACCACCAGTTTTTGATGACCCTTCACTCAACAAATTAGCCCAAGAATATTGGAATAAAGTATTTATAAAACCTGCTGCGCATTTGTATAAGCTACAAAAGGTTGCCATAAAAAGTCTCGAGATGGTTGAATCTCCTACATTAGTCATAGTAACCCAAAAAGACAACTCTGTACCGTTATCTGTTTTAGATGTTATAAAAGATCATTTGAAAGCTGAATTCAAGACTGTTGTTCTTGAAAAAAGCGCTCATCCTGTGACAAACGACATAGAAAAAGAACTTGTTGCTGAAAAGATAGCAGAATTTCTTTCTAACTAA
- a CDS encoding threonine ammonia-lyase: MITLQDVRDAKRRISQLAHTTPVFSSQTLNILSESSVFLKAENLQKSGSFKFRGAMNFLLSLSRENLRNGVVTGSSGNHGQALACAGKILNTNVTVVVPEDVSAAKLSAIKGYGARIERCGRTSTERLNRAYEISQQTGAIFVPPFDHPWIMAGQGTIGLELIEQLCDFDAVLVPCGGCGLISGISKAIKEILKNARVYGVEPEQSNSTYLSFKAGHLVELKNINTIADGLRTAVPGTLTFPVVQKYVDDILLVSEQEIKRAVVFLLERMKLLVEPSGAVTVAALISGRFPLKGKKVVAVLSGGNVDLFALSEWIKEIKQGG; this comes from the coding sequence TTGATAACACTTCAAGATGTGAGAGATGCAAAAAGAAGAATTTCACAGTTGGCCCACACCACGCCTGTTTTTTCATCCCAAACTTTGAACATACTTTCAGAGAGTTCTGTTTTTCTAAAAGCGGAAAATCTTCAAAAGAGTGGTTCTTTCAAATTCAGAGGTGCGATGAATTTTCTGCTTTCACTGAGCAGGGAAAATCTGAGAAACGGTGTTGTGACAGGTTCGTCTGGCAATCACGGGCAAGCTCTTGCTTGTGCGGGCAAGATTTTGAATACCAATGTAACTGTAGTTGTACCAGAGGATGTTTCGGCGGCTAAACTTTCAGCAATAAAAGGGTATGGTGCAAGGATAGAACGATGTGGTAGAACGTCGACAGAAAGGCTAAACAGGGCTTATGAGATATCGCAACAAACTGGGGCAATCTTTGTTCCCCCGTTCGACCATCCATGGATAATGGCCGGACAAGGCACGATAGGGCTCGAGTTGATCGAACAACTTTGTGATTTTGACGCTGTCTTAGTTCCTTGTGGCGGTTGTGGGTTGATTTCAGGTATTTCTAAGGCGATCAAAGAAATTCTCAAAAATGCCAGAGTTTACGGGGTTGAACCAGAGCAGAGCAACAGCACATATCTTTCTTTCAAGGCAGGTCATCTTGTTGAATTAAAGAATATAAATACAATCGCTGATGGATTAAGGACTGCTGTGCCAGGTACGCTTACCTTTCCTGTTGTTCAAAAGTACGTAGATGACATTCTTCTTGTATCAGAACAAGAGATAAAAAGAGCTGTTGTCTTTCTACTTGAGAGGATGAAATTACTTGTAGAGCCTTCAGGCGCAGTTACAGTAGCAGCACTCATCTCTGGCAGATTCCCATTAAAAGGTAAGAAAGTCGTTGCCGTACTTTCTGGTGGAAATGTTGATCTTTTTGCACTCTCTGAATGGATCAAGGAAATTAAGCAAGGAGGGTAA
- a CDS encoding C-GCAxxG-C-C family protein — MNQRALDLFEKGLSCSQSVFAAYAPMFGINEKTALKISSAFGGGMSRLAHVCGAVSGAFMIIGLKTGGEDKEQTYLLAREFVEQFKLLDGSIMCKDLLGCDISTSEGLQKARAENVFKTICPKYVKDSCNILEKILCL; from the coding sequence ATGAATCAAAGAGCTCTTGATCTATTTGAAAAAGGTTTAAGTTGTTCCCAATCTGTTTTTGCAGCTTATGCACCGATGTTTGGTATAAACGAAAAGACAGCCTTAAAAATCTCATCTGCATTTGGTGGAGGAATGTCAAGGCTTGCACATGTTTGTGGCGCTGTCTCTGGTGCTTTCATGATAATAGGTTTAAAAACCGGTGGAGAAGACAAAGAGCAAACATATCTTCTTGCAAGAGAATTTGTTGAACAATTCAAGTTATTGGACGGATCAATAATGTGTAAAGATCTTCTTGGCTGTGATATAAGTACCAGCGAAGGTCTGCAGAAGGCAAGGGCAGAGAATGTTTTCAAAACAATCTGTCCAAAGTATGTGAAAGATTCATGCAATATCCTGGAAAAAATACTCTGTCTGTGA
- a CDS encoding GNAT family N-acetyltransferase, with amino-acid sequence MEVFELDKNRWKDFKLHFKWSSDRYYKVDIRRTQTGWMIELKLQTTDKPIVKDYEEPLWQKWMDEESGDGARIFGVKIDGEIVGWMTVGIESWNNRLRVYELLVLEQYRKRGIGKILLDKAKQIAKQKHCRAIVLETQTNNANAIEFYRKQGFEFDGLDITAYHNDDVERNEVRIEMVFKNF; translated from the coding sequence ATGGAAGTTTTTGAACTTGATAAAAACCGCTGGAAGGATTTCAAACTTCATTTCAAGTGGTCGAGTGATAGATATTACAAAGTGGATATCAGAAGAACACAAACAGGATGGATGATAGAATTGAAACTTCAAACGACCGATAAACCCATCGTTAAAGATTACGAAGAGCCGCTCTGGCAAAAATGGATGGATGAAGAAAGCGGCGATGGAGCTCGGATATTTGGTGTGAAAATTGACGGTGAAATTGTCGGCTGGATGACCGTTGGCATTGAGAGTTGGAACAACAGACTTAGAGTATATGAATTACTTGTTCTTGAACAGTATCGTAAAAGAGGTATAGGAAAAATACTCTTAGACAAAGCCAAGCAAATAGCAAAACAAAAACACTGTCGCGCAATAGTTCTTGAGACACAGACCAATAATGCCAATGCCATTGAATTTTACAGAAAACAAGGTTTTGAGTTTGATGGTCTTGATATCACAGCCTATCACAATGATGATGTTGAAAGAAATGAAGTCAGAATAGAAATGGTTTTCAAGAACTTTTAA
- a CDS encoding Ppx/GppA phosphatase family protein, giving the protein MIAVLDLGSNSFIALVYDRGKILLEKVYEVGLKSIKDDEQAFCVAKQSVEKIQSEISGIETYAFGTAVFRQRPELFHRLLKHFEIKGKILSEKEEAYLTYLCIDPKQSMDVTVFDLGGGSLEVVKKDWFVSLEIGTHVLNSIFDLSLPRAKDFDKTVDYVLKQLPGFENPVGIGGSFVAIAALKVQKWDLKSLDGFILTPEDIYKISEKLRKMNLQQILDMKIIPPGREKTIIAGCAVATAIATKGNIKVSTKGFRYTLARMIEEGKWPASGVPGEI; this is encoded by the coding sequence ATGATAGCCGTCTTAGATCTTGGCTCGAATTCTTTTATTGCTCTTGTTTACGATAGAGGCAAGATACTCTTGGAGAAGGTCTATGAAGTTGGCCTCAAGTCAATTAAAGACGATGAGCAGGCTTTTTGTGTTGCAAAGCAATCAGTTGAGAAGATTCAAAGTGAAATCAGCGGTATAGAAACATACGCTTTTGGTACTGCGGTTTTTCGCCAGAGACCAGAACTTTTCCACAGGCTGTTAAAGCATTTTGAAATAAAAGGAAAAATTCTTTCAGAAAAAGAAGAAGCTTATTTGACATATTTGTGTATCGATCCAAAACAAAGTATGGATGTCACAGTCTTTGATCTGGGAGGAGGCAGTCTGGAGGTTGTTAAAAAAGATTGGTTTGTGAGCCTTGAGATAGGCACACATGTTTTGAATTCTATCTTTGATCTCTCTTTACCCAGGGCAAAGGATTTTGACAAGACCGTTGATTATGTTTTAAAACAGCTTCCTGGTTTTGAAAACCCTGTTGGCATTGGAGGATCCTTTGTTGCAATCGCCGCGTTAAAGGTTCAAAAATGGGATCTAAAATCACTCGATGGTTTTATACTCACGCCTGAAGATATTTATAAAATTTCAGAAAAGCTCAGGAAGATGAATCTTCAGCAAATATTAGATATGAAGATAATACCACCCGGAAGAGAAAAAACCATTATCGCAGGTTGCGCGGTGGCAACCGCAATAGCGACAAAGGGCAATATAAAAGTTTCAACGAAGGGCTTCAGATATACCTTGGCAAGGATGATAGAGGAAGGAAAATGGCCTGCTTCTGGCGTGCCCGGGGAGATTTGA
- a CDS encoding carboxypeptidase-like regulatory domain-containing protein, whose translation MRKWLFALVLSTTLLLFNCAAPIVPTTYDIQGTVKLWNDTALSGVTVTAGTKQATTDLNGNWSIKGLSGNVTVSAQLSGYYIVISGMVSPTKQVSGASTVDFTAYSETEDFGGGTGTQNDPYIIVTAQQLNNIRNNLDKHFKQIKNIDLNDLKSKLDPIVANWEPVGHDFPVSPGPFTGSYDGMGFEIQNMVVLSEVDNYSGFFGVISQATITNIVFKNATVDWNASCSGIFAGSINDSLIDKIVIQDSSISKSTNIGGFAGYTSGSTITNCEIQNITVESPEGGYYLGGFVADANATWFENCSADNIELKDLNNSNTLAAGGFAGYSSINGFKNCSFNGTINATSTYTGGFAGYIEWHEEGPGSFDSFENCSVSGQMYARRNPSQMSGYAGGFAGFIKGSSQSYSFTNCTVKMDIEVNYQVTTVGGFAAEISGRGESFLRCSFEGSISATDKFIEVAGFGHTGLESSFEECFAKFEINTKDDASGFISIIGDANNVSVKNSYAKGTIYSESGSASGFIVMDSAIHPTVQNCYSAVSLENSTSRYAFVYNVYFSTESIQVNTPGCFYDSDISNAEDDHSTAQYKSTAQMKTQSTYTGWDFDEIWAINSTINDGYPYLQWEN comes from the coding sequence ATGAGAAAATGGCTTTTTGCCTTGGTTTTGTCGACGACTCTTTTACTGTTCAACTGTGCCGCACCAATTGTCCCAACAACGTATGACATTCAAGGTACGGTAAAACTGTGGAACGACACAGCTTTGTCTGGAGTTACTGTCACAGCAGGTACAAAGCAGGCAACGACAGATTTAAACGGGAACTGGTCTATCAAAGGTTTGAGTGGTAATGTAACAGTATCTGCCCAACTAAGCGGTTATTACATAGTGATTTCGGGTATGGTCTCTCCAACAAAGCAGGTGTCAGGTGCTTCGACAGTAGATTTCACAGCCTATTCTGAAACTGAAGATTTTGGAGGAGGGACTGGAACACAGAACGATCCATACATCATTGTGACAGCCCAACAATTGAACAATATCAGAAATAACCTTGACAAACATTTCAAGCAGATCAAAAACATCGATTTGAATGATCTTAAAAGCAAATTAGACCCAATTGTTGCAAACTGGGAACCAGTCGGTCATGATTTTCCAGTCAGCCCTGGTCCATTTACAGGTAGTTACGATGGTATGGGATTTGAGATTCAAAATATGGTCGTATTGAGTGAAGTAGATAACTATTCAGGCTTTTTCGGTGTTATATCCCAAGCAACTATAACAAATATTGTCTTTAAAAATGCAACAGTTGACTGGAATGCATCTTGTTCAGGCATATTCGCAGGGAGCATAAATGATAGCTTGATTGACAAAATAGTTATTCAAGATTCGTCTATATCAAAATCTACTAATATTGGAGGTTTTGCTGGTTACACCAGTGGTTCAACGATTACAAATTGTGAGATACAAAATATAACAGTAGAATCTCCTGAGGGTGGTTATTATTTGGGTGGATTTGTCGCAGATGCTAATGCTACGTGGTTTGAAAATTGTTCGGCGGACAATATTGAACTTAAAGATCTAAACAATTCTAATACACTCGCAGCGGGTGGCTTTGCAGGTTATTCATCCATAAATGGTTTTAAGAACTGTTCTTTTAACGGTACGATCAACGCAACAAGTACATACACAGGTGGTTTTGCAGGTTATATCGAATGGCATGAAGAAGGACCGGGAAGTTTCGATTCTTTCGAAAACTGTTCAGTATCTGGTCAAATGTATGCAAGAAGAAACCCATCACAAATGTCTGGTTATGCGGGAGGTTTTGCTGGTTTTATAAAAGGTTCTTCACAAAGCTACTCGTTTACAAACTGTACTGTCAAAATGGATATTGAAGTGAATTATCAGGTTACAACAGTTGGAGGATTTGCCGCGGAGATTTCAGGACGTGGAGAAAGTTTTCTGAGATGCTCTTTTGAAGGTTCTATCAGCGCAACTGATAAATTTATCGAAGTTGCTGGTTTTGGTCATACTGGTTTGGAATCGTCGTTTGAAGAATGTTTTGCAAAATTTGAGATCAATACAAAAGATGATGCCTCTGGCTTTATCAGTATTATCGGTGATGCTAACAATGTTTCTGTCAAAAACAGCTATGCAAAAGGTACCATTTATTCTGAATCAGGTTCAGCGAGTGGGTTTATCGTAATGGACTCTGCTATTCATCCAACTGTCCAGAATTGTTATTCAGCAGTTTCGCTTGAAAATTCAACTTCTCGCTATGCCTTTGTCTATAACGTTTATTTTTCAACCGAATCTATCCAGGTCAATACACCAGGCTGTTTTTACGATTCAGATATTTCTAACGCTGAAGATGATCATTCAACTGCTCAATACAAAAGTACAGCCCAAATGAAAACTCAGTCCACATACACAGGCTGGGACTTCGATGAGATCTGGGCTATCAATTCTACAATCAACGATGGTTATCCATATCTACAATGGGAAAATTGA
- a CDS encoding AAA family ATPase: MYFSLTPKSSKENLYDREEELSKLSEYSKTGRIILITGIRRIGKTSVLKVFLEQMKDQGHSTVFIDCRVYEKINRFDRISFERKIISEFEDIIQKNRSIFKVITKINVGGVELNFEKLQKDRNLTGYLELINKVMKKKNSRLLIAFDEAQVLRFYGRGGKELLNLMAYIYDNLENIVIVLTGSEIGVLHDFLNLEDANSPLFGRYVHELLLERFQRAESVEFLVEGFKQIGIEPSIGEIEKAVDLLDGIIGYLSIYGYIVSTTKDWGNALQETEKSAIKIVKKELELLRLRSENYISVLKAVGFGAETFSQVKNFVEARFGSITDQTLSNNLNLLQKMGFLEVNYKNGKKIYSISDPMIHRAISD; this comes from the coding sequence ATGTATTTTTCGCTAACGCCAAAAAGCTCTAAGGAAAATCTGTATGATCGTGAAGAAGAGTTGTCCAAACTCAGTGAATATTCGAAAACAGGAAGAATTATTCTCATAACTGGTATAAGGAGAATAGGTAAAACATCTGTGTTGAAAGTATTCCTTGAGCAAATGAAAGATCAGGGGCATTCGACAGTGTTTATAGATTGCAGAGTATATGAAAAAATCAACAGATTTGACAGAATTTCCTTTGAAAGGAAAATCATATCCGAATTTGAGGATATTATCCAGAAGAATAGATCGATCTTCAAAGTGATCACAAAGATAAATGTGGGTGGTGTTGAGCTGAATTTTGAAAAACTCCAAAAAGATCGTAATCTAACAGGTTATCTTGAATTGATCAACAAGGTTATGAAAAAGAAAAATTCAAGATTGCTCATTGCTTTCGACGAAGCCCAGGTGTTGAGGTTCTACGGCAGAGGCGGAAAAGAGCTGTTGAACCTCATGGCGTACATATACGATAATCTTGAAAACATAGTCATTGTATTAACAGGTTCTGAAATTGGTGTATTGCATGATTTTTTGAATTTGGAAGATGCGAATTCACCACTTTTCGGAAGATACGTCCATGAATTGTTGCTTGAGAGATTCCAGAGGGCTGAATCGGTTGAATTTCTCGTTGAAGGGTTCAAGCAAATTGGTATAGAACCATCTATTGGAGAGATTGAAAAGGCAGTTGATTTACTGGATGGTATCATTGGCTACCTTTCCATATACGGTTATATAGTCTCCACGACCAAAGACTGGGGAAACGCCCTGCAGGAAACAGAAAAATCTGCCATAAAAATAGTCAAAAAAGAGCTTGAGCTGCTCAGGCTGAGGTCTGAAAATTACATATCTGTTCTGAAGGCAGTTGGTTTTGGAGCTGAAACCTTCAGTCAGGTGAAAAATTTTGTTGAAGCACGTTTTGGTTCTATAACAGATCAGACATTAAGCAACAATCTCAATTTGCTTCAGAAAATGGGTTTTCTGGAGGTTAATTACAAAAACGGAAAAAAGATCTACAGCATAAGTGATCCGATGATTCACAGGGCAATTTCAGATTAA
- the fliK gene encoding flagellar hook-length control protein FliK translates to MILELVKTKVQQLSAMQGFVKISHQTNTAVKTKQETQNDEKLIKNPVTEKNGIVKLSQIKTDLNSKIDIDSTTKNKQSTNQKTITEKQSNDVKQNQNALSSKQISPEPSPKISVEKQNEELSSKNLTEQVQSKVQNIPKRSIFKEGVENKSHQENQQLKQIVHNNGQKNTANQKVNSHKISNLQIQTQSKNTSSNTQQNNSQKTVHANINIPQTESLGVKNSHQKPIATSEKSENDLTITIKTNLQSNTNKQNVQAEKTQSKDIFQFQKPSQTSQSSNHQRANVGSDSQNIIVSKQPVVSTRKAEKLVSQTNEPEAETVQKLKTDPDVLSISKTTKKTVQIPRSEEQQKTVDSRNLIEQLILQGKTEISTQLKKTEDLPEQKISQQSGIIAENLISEKSVLKSSQSQPAMTFKQIQLIIKNAVVQIQNSTSEFTQFRQIKREIPSQLKTSQPIKIENFKLEIAKNLKNDTPVISEQPQIEKFKQVEQVKELLNEKLARKTYESEQITQTHNEIQKTADSVVTRIEQQERSSNIQTIVETVKEMQNNIVEKATVDLSPPNLGKVEIELIKQQDRLIITLKVQTNEAKELLEKNSKELASRLSTLGFKVEQIDIKTPHKTEEDQLSNHQEQKENQNHERRQKRQQEQEVKEDDQLN, encoded by the coding sequence ATGATATTAGAACTTGTTAAAACAAAAGTGCAACAATTATCTGCAATGCAGGGATTTGTCAAAATATCCCATCAGACAAATACCGCGGTCAAAACAAAGCAGGAAACTCAGAACGATGAAAAGCTAATAAAAAATCCTGTAACCGAAAAAAACGGAATAGTAAAACTTTCACAGATAAAAACTGACCTGAATTCTAAAATTGATATAGATAGTACTACGAAAAACAAACAGAGCACCAATCAGAAAACCATCACTGAAAAGCAAAGCAATGATGTAAAACAAAACCAGAATGCATTATCCAGCAAACAGATAAGCCCTGAACCAAGCCCAAAAATTTCTGTTGAAAAACAAAACGAGGAACTTTCTTCAAAAAATCTCACCGAGCAGGTTCAAAGTAAGGTTCAAAACATTCCAAAAAGATCGATTTTCAAAGAAGGCGTAGAAAACAAATCACATCAGGAAAATCAGCAATTAAAACAAATTGTTCATAACAATGGGCAAAAAAATACAGCTAATCAAAAGGTAAATTCTCATAAAATAAGTAATTTACAGATTCAGACCCAAAGCAAAAACACATCTTCAAACACTCAACAGAATAATTCTCAAAAAACCGTTCATGCAAATATAAATATCCCTCAAACAGAGAGTCTTGGAGTGAAAAATAGCCATCAGAAACCCATTGCAACATCAGAGAAATCGGAAAATGACCTTACCATTACGATCAAAACCAATCTTCAAAGCAACACAAACAAACAAAATGTACAAGCGGAAAAAACGCAGAGCAAGGACATCTTCCAATTTCAAAAGCCCAGCCAGACATCTCAATCATCAAATCATCAAAGGGCAAATGTTGGGTCTGACTCACAGAATATCATTGTGTCAAAGCAACCAGTGGTAAGCACCAGAAAAGCTGAGAAACTTGTTTCTCAAACTAATGAACCAGAAGCCGAAACAGTTCAAAAATTGAAAACCGATCCAGACGTTCTTTCTATAAGCAAAACTACTAAAAAAACTGTACAAATACCCCGTTCAGAGGAACAGCAAAAAACAGTAGATTCGAGAAATTTAATTGAACAGCTTATTTTGCAGGGAAAGACAGAAATTTCAACACAATTGAAGAAAACAGAAGATCTTCCGGAACAAAAAATTTCTCAGCAAAGTGGGATAATAGCTGAAAATCTGATATCAGAAAAAAGTGTCCTTAAATCAAGTCAATCCCAACCTGCCATGACTTTCAAACAAATACAACTGATCATTAAAAACGCGGTTGTTCAGATCCAAAACAGCACAAGTGAATTCACCCAATTTAGACAGATTAAAAGAGAAATTCCGAGTCAGCTGAAAACATCTCAACCAATAAAAATAGAAAACTTCAAGCTCGAGATAGCAAAAAATTTAAAAAACGATACGCCAGTTATATCTGAACAACCTCAAATCGAGAAATTCAAACAGGTCGAACAAGTTAAAGAACTTTTGAATGAAAAGCTTGCACGTAAAACGTACGAAAGTGAGCAAATAACGCAAACACATAATGAAATTCAGAAGACAGCTGATTCAGTCGTGACAAGAATCGAACAACAAGAAAGAAGTTCTAACATTCAAACAATTGTTGAGACAGTTAAAGAAATGCAGAACAACATTGTGGAAAAGGCAACAGTTGATCTATCACCACCAAATCTCGGAAAAGTCGAAATCGAGCTAATAAAGCAACAGGATAGATTGATCATAACCTTGAAAGTCCAGACAAACGAGGCAAAAGAATTACTCGAAAAAAATTCCAAAGAACTCGCCTCACGATTGAGCACTCTCGGTTTTAAAGTCGAGCAGATAGATATCAAAACTCCTCATAAGACAGAAGAAGATCAACTAAGTAATCATCAGGAACAAAAAGAAAATCAAAATCATGAACGCAGACAAAAAAGACAACAGGAACAGGAGGTGAAAGAAGATGATCAACTCAATTGA
- a CDS encoding flagellar hook assembly protein FlgD, producing MINSIDYSYSTYTSSERTPSNTLDKDAFLLLLITQLKNQDPLEPMDNKDFIAQLTQFSTLEQITNMTNSIQEFLTLQEGALQAQSASLIGKYATVQANQITVSDGVSESIVFELDEAAPVIVRIYDSDGNLIREATSSTLDAGAHAYVWDARDSSGLQVEDGTYTYVVSKLNSDGSETEIGGIEGGKIESVKFKGNEIYVYISGKEYPLASIIEISEEG from the coding sequence ATGATCAACTCAATTGATTATTCTTACTCAACTTACACGAGTTCTGAAAGAACACCAAGCAATACTCTTGACAAAGATGCTTTCCTGTTACTTTTGATAACACAGCTGAAAAATCAAGACCCTCTTGAACCAATGGACAACAAAGACTTTATAGCCCAGCTCACACAATTTTCGACTCTCGAACAGATAACAAACATGACTAACTCAATTCAAGAATTCCTTACGCTGCAAGAAGGTGCACTTCAAGCTCAATCTGCCTCGCTAATAGGAAAATACGCTACTGTTCAAGCAAATCAGATCACTGTCAGTGACGGTGTTTCCGAAAGCATAGTTTTTGAACTTGATGAAGCAGCGCCGGTTATAGTGAGAATTTATGATTCAGACGGAAATTTAATAAGAGAAGCTACCTCAAGTACTCTTGACGCAGGAGCCCATGCGTACGTATGGGACGCAAGGGATAGCAGTGGTCTACAGGTAGAAGATGGTACTTATACCTACGTTGTTTCAAAGCTCAATTCAGACGGGAGTGAAACAGAAATTGGCGGAATCGAAGGCGGAAAGATCGAATCAGTAAAGTTCAAGGGCAATGAAATTTATGTCTACATCTCAGGTAAAGAGTATCCACTTGCTTCAATAATCGAGATATCAGAGGAGGGATAA